The Triticum aestivum cultivar Chinese Spring chromosome 7B, IWGSC CS RefSeq v2.1, whole genome shotgun sequence genome window below encodes:
- the LOC123161346 gene encoding protein NRT1/ PTR FAMILY 8.3, producing MEVADEERTLLNNRRLPPQPQDECSRYTSDGTVDIYTQPALKQSTGNWRACVFILGAEFSECLCFFAVSKNLVTYLTTVLHESNVDAARNVSTWVGSCFITPVIGAFLADSYWGRYSTIAIFLSVYIFGMLIMTSSTALPLILPRFSDESSGVHRAAVYLGLYLVALGTGGIKPCATALGADQFDVADPAERVAKGSFFNWYYFSINIGSLLSATLLVWVQDNIGWTVGLAIPTVLIGFGLAVFVAGGKIYRYKPLGVGGSPLTRVSQVVVAAARNCRLELPDDTSTLHEHDRAEHTSQFRFFDKAAIVMPSPEKKGPWRLCTVSQVEELKMLLRMSPVWASTLVFFAVTAQMSSTMIELGMAMDNRVGTFVVPPASLSTFDIVSVLVWVPIYDAVLVPLARRVTGQDRGFTQLQRIGVGLALSAAAMAYAASVETRRLSATSTSIMWLAPCYFVLGAAEVFTSIGMLEFFYDQSPESMKSLGVALAQLAVAGGNYLNSALLGAVVSTTGWIPDNLDEGHLDYFFWFMAALSVLNLLQFIYCSSR from the exons ATGGAAGTAGCAGATGAGGAGCGGACACTGCTGAACAACCGTCGCCTGCCTCCACAGCCACAG GACGAGTGTTCAAGATACACAAGCGATGGAACAGTTGATATCTACACACAGCCTGCCCTCAAGCAGAGCACCGGCAACTGGAGAGCATGCGTCTTCATCCTCG GTGCCGAATTCAGCGAATGCTTGTGCTTCTTCGCCGTCTCGAAGAACCTGGTCACCTACCTCACGACGGTGCTCCACGAGAGCAACGTCGACGCCGCGAGGAACGTGTCCACCTGGGTCGGCAGCTGCTTCATCACGCCCGTCATCGGAGCTTTCTTGGCCGATTCTTATTGGGGACGATACTCGACAATTGCAATCTTCCTCTCTGTTTACATCTTT GGGATGCTCATCATGACATCATCAACGGCGCTTCCGTTGATCCTGCCTCGTTTTTCCGACGAGAGCAGCGGTGTCCATCGTGCCGCCGTCTACCTGGGGCTCTACCTTGTCGCCCTCGGCACCGGCGGCATCAAGCCCTGCGCCACGGCCCTGGGCGCCGACCAGTTCGACGTTGCCGACCCGGCGGAGCGGGTGGCCAAGGGATCCTTCTTCAACTGGTACTACTTCTCCATCAACATCGGCTCGCTGCTGTCGGCGACGTTGCTCGTCTGGGTGCAGGACAACATCGGGTGGACCGTCGGGCTCGCGATCCCGACAGTGCTCATCGGGTTTGGCCTCGCCGTATTCGTTGCCGGCGGGAAGATATACAGGTACAAGCCACTGGGAGTGGGAGGTAGCCCGCTGACGAGGGTCTCCCAGGTGGTTGTCGCAGCCGCAAGGAATTGCCGTCTCGAGCTCCCCGATGATACCTCGACCCTGCACGAACATGACAGGGCTGAGCATACCAGTCAATTCAGGTTCTTTGACAAGGCTGCCATCGTGatgccgtcgccggagaagaagggcCCGTGGCGGCTCTGCACGGTGTCGCAGGTGGAGGAGTTGAAGATGCTGTTGCGGATGTCCCCCGTCTGGGCGTCGACGTTGGTCTTCTTCGCGGTCACCGCGCAAATGTCGTCGACGATGATCGAGCTGGGCATGGCCATGGACAACCGCGTCGGCACCTTTGTCGTGCCGCCGGCGTCGCTCTCCACCTTTGACATCGTTAGCGTCCTCGTCTGGGTTCCCATCTACGACGCCGTGCTGGTGCCGCTCGCGCGGCGCGTCACCGGTCAGGACAGGGGCTTCACGCAGCTGCAGCGGATCGGCGTCGGCCTTGCTCTGTCCGCGGCCGCCATGGCGTACGCCGCGTCGGTCGAGACTAGGCGGCTGTCGGCGACCTCGACGAGCATCATGTGGCTGGCTCCGTGCTACTTCGTGTTGGGCGCGGCCGAGGTGTTCACCAGCATCGGCATGCTCGAGTTCTTCTACGACCAGTCCCCGGAGTCCATGAAGAGCCTGGGTGTGGCACTCGCGCAGCTCGCCGTCGCTGGCGGGAACTACCTCAACTCCGCCCTGCTCGGCGCCGTTGTGTCGACCACGGGGTGGATCCCGGACAACCTCGACGAAGGCCATCTGGACTACTTCTTCTGGTTCATGGCGGCTCTGAGCGTGCTCAACCTGTTGCAGTTCATCTACTGCTCGTCCAGATAG